The following coding sequences are from one Candidatus Rokuibacteriota bacterium window:
- a CDS encoding DMT family transporter, translating to MPVAYLVLLVGNAVYGTSYVATRVVLQDVGPGTLALVRLAIGALIIVPLALSRVPLALGRRPTGDRLSRGDHWKVFWMGLLGFAGAFAFGNWGIAHSTATNAALLITVEPVALILLSPFFLGERLSRREKLGALLTLIGATLVVVNGVPGVSVALLPHWRGDILLVLSGLSYAAYSLIGRGVLSRHAALPVTAWSILWGVAAMTPLAGLEWLSGHRPAWSATALWGTAYLALVVTALGYLVWNYALERVEAPRLALFINVQPVVGALLGVWWLREPLTVFIVAGGVLVLLGLHIAVRAGRMV from the coding sequence GTGCCGGTCGCCTACCTCGTCCTCCTTGTCGGCAACGCGGTCTACGGAACGAGCTACGTGGCGACCCGCGTGGTCCTCCAGGACGTCGGCCCGGGGACGCTCGCGCTGGTTCGGCTCGCGATCGGCGCCCTCATCATTGTGCCGCTGGCGCTCAGCAGGGTGCCGCTGGCGCTCGGCAGGCGGCCGACCGGCGACCGGCTCTCGCGCGGCGATCACTGGAAGGTGTTCTGGATGGGCCTGCTCGGGTTCGCCGGAGCCTTCGCCTTCGGCAACTGGGGTATCGCGCACTCGACGGCCACCAACGCGGCGCTCTTGATCACGGTCGAGCCGGTCGCCCTCATCCTCCTGTCGCCGTTCTTCCTGGGCGAGCGCCTCTCGCGCCGCGAGAAGCTGGGCGCGCTGCTGACCCTCATCGGCGCAACGCTCGTCGTGGTCAACGGCGTCCCGGGGGTGAGCGTGGCGCTCCTGCCCCACTGGCGCGGGGACATCCTGCTCGTGCTCTCCGGGCTGTCCTACGCCGCGTATTCGCTGATCGGGCGGGGCGTGCTTTCCCGTCACGCCGCGCTGCCCGTCACCGCGTGGTCGATTCTTTGGGGCGTCGCCGCCATGACGCCGCTGGCCGGCCTCGAGTGGCTGAGCGGGCACCGCCCGGCGTGGAGCGCGACGGCGCTCTGGGGCACGGCCTATCTCGCGCTGGTGGTCACGGCTCTCGGCTACCTCGTATGGAACTACGCGCTCGAGCGCGTCGAGGCGCCGCGCCTGGCGCTCTTCATCAATGTCCAGCCGGTGGTAGGCGCGCTGCTCGGCGTCTGGTGGCTTCGCGAGCCGCTGACCGTGTTCATCGTCGCGGGGGGCGTGCTGGTCCTGCTCGGCCTGCACATCGCGGTCCGGGCGGGGCGCATGGTTTAG
- a CDS encoding NAD+ synthase, with protein MRRVRVGLAQVNPTVGAIEANARLVVDWMGRARAAGCDIVAFPELTLTGYPPEDLLFKPAFIEANLRALADVAKQSRGLTAVLGFVDKRDDIFNAAAVLHDGAHAGTYHKQYLPNYGVFDENRYFQSGTESPVFMLGETTMGANICEDIWYPTGPTTLQALAGAELVVTINASPYHVGKAQFREKMLATRATDDIVCLAFVNTVGGQDELIFDGNSLIFNEKGEPIARGRAFEEDLVVADIDLDQVFRARMHDSRRRKEKLRSQPAARRISLPALPQTDKPKLPVHEVEALEIIEEVYRALVLGTRDYVTKNGFKRVVIGLSGGIDSSIVAAIAVDALGAANVTGVTMPSPYSSAGTRGDAARLAKNLGIDLLRVPITRVLKAYKAALAGAFKGLKEDVTEENIQARIRGNYLMALSNKFGWLVLNTGNKSEIAVGYTTLYGDMAGGFAVIKDCPKMLVYKLSEHANARAGRELIPKAVFARPPSAELRPDQTDQDTLPPYAVLDAILECYVESDQGVADIVARGFDAPTVKRVIAMVDRNEYKRRQGAIGIKITPRAFGKDWRLPIVNKFRE; from the coding sequence ATGAGACGGGTGCGGGTGGGGCTGGCCCAGGTCAACCCGACGGTGGGCGCCATCGAGGCCAACGCGCGGCTCGTGGTGGACTGGATGGGGCGGGCGAGGGCCGCGGGTTGTGACATCGTGGCCTTCCCCGAGTTGACGCTCACCGGCTACCCGCCGGAAGACCTCCTCTTCAAGCCCGCCTTCATCGAGGCCAACCTGCGGGCGCTGGCCGACGTGGCCAAACAGAGCCGCGGGCTGACTGCGGTCCTCGGCTTCGTCGACAAGCGCGACGACATTTTCAATGCGGCGGCGGTGCTCCACGACGGCGCCCACGCGGGCACCTACCACAAGCAGTACCTGCCGAACTACGGCGTCTTCGACGAGAACCGCTACTTCCAGTCCGGCACCGAATCGCCGGTCTTTATGCTGGGCGAGACGACCATGGGCGCCAACATCTGCGAGGACATCTGGTACCCGACGGGACCGACGACGCTGCAGGCGCTGGCGGGGGCCGAGCTGGTCGTCACCATCAACGCCTCGCCGTACCACGTGGGCAAGGCGCAGTTCCGGGAGAAGATGCTCGCGACGCGGGCCACCGACGACATCGTCTGCCTCGCCTTCGTCAATACGGTCGGAGGCCAGGACGAGCTCATCTTCGACGGCAACTCCCTCATCTTCAACGAGAAGGGCGAGCCGATCGCCCGGGGCAGAGCGTTCGAGGAAGACCTCGTGGTCGCCGACATCGATCTCGACCAGGTCTTCCGCGCCCGCATGCACGACTCGCGGCGCCGGAAGGAGAAGCTGCGGAGCCAGCCGGCGGCGAGGCGGATCTCGCTGCCGGCGCTGCCGCAGACGGACAAGCCCAAGCTGCCGGTCCACGAGGTCGAGGCGCTCGAGATCATCGAGGAGGTCTACCGCGCCCTCGTGCTCGGCACGCGGGACTACGTCACCAAGAACGGCTTCAAGCGCGTCGTGATCGGCCTGTCCGGCGGCATCGACTCCTCGATCGTCGCGGCCATCGCCGTGGACGCCCTCGGCGCGGCGAATGTCACCGGCGTGACGATGCCGTCGCCCTACTCCTCGGCCGGAACTCGGGGCGACGCCGCCCGGCTCGCCAAGAACCTCGGCATCGATCTCCTGCGGGTGCCCATCACGCGGGTTCTCAAGGCGTACAAGGCCGCGCTCGCCGGGGCGTTCAAGGGGCTCAAGGAGGACGTGACCGAGGAGAACATCCAGGCGCGCATCCGGGGCAACTACCTGATGGCGCTGTCCAACAAGTTCGGCTGGCTCGTGCTCAACACCGGCAACAAGAGCGAGATCGCCGTCGGCTACACGACGCTCTACGGCGACATGGCGGGCGGCTTCGCGGTCATCAAGGACTGCCCGAAGATGCTGGTGTACAAGCTGTCGGAACACGCCAACGCGCGGGCCGGCCGCGAGCTGATCCCGAAGGCCGTCTTCGCCAGGCCGCCGTCGGCCGAGCTTCGCCCGGACCAGACCGACCAGGACACGCTGCCTCCGTACGCGGTGCTCGACGCCATCCTGGAATGCTACGTCGAGAGCGACCAGGGTGTGGCCGACATCGTGGCGCGGGGCTTCGACGCGCCCACGGTCAAGCGCGTCATCGCCATGGTGGACCGGAACGAGTACAAGCGTCGCCAGGGCGCCATCGGGATCAAGATCACGCCGCGCGCCTTCGGCAAGGACTGGCGCCTCCCGATCGTAAACAAATTCCGGGAGTAG
- a CDS encoding transposase zinc-binding domain-containing protein — MALQRAVYRPRDAEHTVLHQVIAEHLEVFLRAVAEAGHGAGLPQFVEREFRAFLLCGVFEAGVARFRCEGCAREHRVPFSCKGRAWCPSCGGRRMTERAAHLVDAVLPWVPVRQWVLTVPYRLRYQMAWNYGLSRAVLRVYTRVLLDVYARGVPGGRTGSVTVMQRSGSGLNVNLHFHPLYQRVDADGSPRAEVS; from the coding sequence ATGGCCCTCCAGCGCGCGGTCTACCGGCCCCGTGACGCCGAGCACACCGTGCTCCACCAGGTCATCGCCGAGCACCTGGAGGTCTTCCTGCGCGCGGTGGCGGAGGCCGGCCACGGGGCGGGCTTGCCGCAGTTCGTCGAGCGCGAGTTCCGGGCGTTCCTGCTGTGTGGCGTGTTCGAGGCCGGCGTGGCGCGGTTTCGGTGCGAGGGCTGCGCCCGCGAGCACCGGGTGCCGTTTTCGTGCAAAGGCCGGGCGTGGTGTCCGAGCTGTGGGGGCCGGCGGATGACCGAGCGGGCCGCGCATCTGGTGGACGCGGTGCTGCCGTGGGTGCCGGTGCGGCAGTGGGTCCTGACGGTGCCGTATCGGCTCCGGTACCAGATGGCGTGGAATTACGGGCTGAGCCGCGCGGTGCTGCGGGTGTACACGCGCGTGCTGCTCGACGTCTACGCGCGCGGCGTGCCGGGTGGACGCACCGGCAGCGTCACCGTGATGCAGCGCTCAGGCAGCGGGTTGAACGTGAACCTTCACTTTCACCCCCTTTATCAAAGAGTGGACGCTGACGGCTCGCCAAGGGCCGAGGTATCCTAG